One Nitrososphaerales archaeon genomic window, GGTAAGTGGGCATGTATCTTACTCCTCCTTCTTTCGTACCTCATATACTTCTTCACATAATGAAGATACTCCCTTTCAATTACTATCATCTTTTTAGCAAGGTTGCTCACCACCTTCCCTTCGAGGATTTTTCCTCTTACACTTAGAGATCCGTGAAAGGGGCATTCGG contains:
- a CDS encoding 30S ribosomal protein S17, which translates into the protein MRNIGIDVKPPTKSCDDPECPFHGSLSVRGKILEGKVVSNLAKKMIVIEREYLHYVKKYMRYERRRSKIHAHLPPCIEVAKGDRVIIGECRPLAKTVSFVVLGKVEG